In Promicromonospora sp. Populi, one genomic interval encodes:
- the dhaL gene encoding dihydroxyacetone kinase subunit DhaL: MALDADWAERWVRRTADAIADAKDELTELDRQIGDGDHGENLHRGFQAVVARLDDAAAEPGAADERTVGDVLKLVATTLMSTVGGASGPLYGTAYLRAAKVSGRTEIDQPAVVAVLEAALEGVSSRGKATVGEKTMVDAWQAAVDAAEAAARDGGSEVDVLRAAAEAADKAATGTIPLIATKGRASYLGERSAGHEDPGARSTALVLGAAMAAALSGPAPADPRTAA, encoded by the coding sequence ATGGCGTTGGACGCGGACTGGGCGGAGCGATGGGTTCGCCGGACGGCGGACGCGATCGCGGACGCGAAGGACGAGCTCACGGAGCTCGACCGGCAGATCGGCGACGGCGACCACGGCGAGAACCTGCACCGCGGCTTCCAGGCCGTGGTGGCGCGGCTCGACGACGCCGCGGCCGAGCCCGGGGCCGCCGACGAGCGGACCGTCGGCGACGTGCTGAAGCTCGTCGCGACGACGCTGATGTCCACGGTGGGCGGCGCGTCCGGCCCGCTGTACGGCACGGCTTACCTGCGGGCCGCCAAGGTGTCGGGCCGCACCGAGATCGACCAGCCGGCCGTCGTCGCCGTGCTGGAGGCCGCGCTCGAGGGTGTGTCCTCGCGTGGCAAGGCGACGGTGGGGGAGAAGACGATGGTCGACGCCTGGCAGGCGGCGGTCGACGCGGCGGAGGCCGCGGCACGCGACGGCGGCTCGGAGGTCGACGTCCTGCGGGCCGCGGCCGAGGCCGCGGACAAGGCAGCGACGGGCACCATCCCGCTGATCGCCACCAAGGGCCGCGCCTCCTATCTCGGTGAGCGCAGCGCTGGGCACGAGGACCCGGGCGCACGGTCCACTGCGCTGGTCCTGGGCGCGGCGATGGCCGCGGCCCTGTCCGGGCCCGCCCCGGCCGACCCCCGCACCGCGGCATGA
- a CDS encoding TetR/AcrR family transcriptional regulator gives MAPTSPRETVAPADAAPRPDLRELVSALEGTPAEQGLRERKKRARRAALIEAAQKLVAEQGLDAVTVEMISAEAGVSARTFFNYFESKDDAVLGVDDVDLSEDVVRTFVEGGPTGRLLTDLQALVASLLERAGENHDRVMRAMDLAQQEPRLLQRHMVWMGRHKNRLEELFAARRATTPFSASSELLTMLVLLMLRTALTAWENSGYAGNPAAHLPDAVAQLIDVVARDLDL, from the coding sequence ATGGCCCCTACCTCCCCGCGCGAGACCGTCGCGCCCGCCGACGCCGCCCCGCGCCCCGACCTGCGCGAGCTCGTGTCCGCGCTGGAGGGGACGCCCGCTGAGCAGGGCCTGCGGGAGCGCAAGAAGCGCGCCCGCCGCGCGGCGCTGATCGAGGCGGCGCAGAAGCTGGTCGCCGAGCAGGGCCTCGACGCCGTCACCGTCGAGATGATCAGCGCGGAGGCCGGGGTCTCGGCGCGCACCTTCTTCAACTACTTCGAGTCCAAGGACGACGCGGTGCTCGGCGTGGACGACGTCGACCTGTCGGAGGACGTCGTGCGGACGTTCGTCGAGGGCGGGCCCACCGGCCGGCTGCTGACCGATCTCCAGGCCCTGGTCGCTTCCCTCCTCGAGCGGGCCGGCGAGAATCACGACCGGGTGATGCGGGCCATGGACCTCGCCCAGCAGGAGCCGCGCCTGCTGCAGCGGCACATGGTCTGGATGGGCCGGCACAAGAACCGGCTCGAGGAGCTCTTCGCGGCTCGCCGTGCGACCACGCCGTTCAGCGCCAGCTCCGAGCTGCTCACGATGCTCGTCCTGCTCATGCTGCGCACCGCGCTCACCGCCTGGGAGAACTCCGGTTACGCCGGCAACCCGGCTGCCCACCTGCCCGACGCCGTTGCGCAGCTCATCGACGTCGTCGCGCGCGACCTCGACCTCTGA
- a CDS encoding HPr family phosphocarrier protein codes for MTARVALVLVSHSADLARGVVELAEQMAPDVLIRGVGGGPDGGLGTSLDAVQKSLAEVLTLLADGGSVNGADDGAPVGASPDGGGVVVLGDLGSSVLTVESALELDESLAERVVLARAPFVEGAVAAAVTAHGGAGLAAVLESANASVRVFAVIEAAHALDANAATSDEDSQTSRTVTVRNPLGLHARPAALVSRKVAELGAVMTIDGVDASSVLQLMALGATQGRELRVEATGERAAEAVATVVQMIDAGFGEV; via the coding sequence ATGACGGCGCGTGTGGCCCTCGTCCTCGTCTCCCACTCCGCAGACCTGGCTCGCGGAGTGGTGGAGCTGGCCGAGCAGATGGCGCCCGACGTCCTGATCCGCGGCGTAGGCGGCGGGCCCGACGGCGGGCTGGGTACCTCGCTCGACGCGGTCCAGAAGAGTCTTGCGGAGGTGCTGACACTCCTGGCCGACGGCGGGTCCGTCAACGGGGCCGACGACGGCGCACCGGTGGGCGCCTCGCCCGACGGCGGCGGGGTCGTCGTGCTCGGCGACCTCGGGTCCTCGGTGCTCACCGTCGAGTCGGCGTTGGAGCTGGACGAGTCTCTGGCCGAACGGGTGGTGCTGGCACGCGCCCCGTTCGTCGAGGGTGCGGTCGCCGCGGCCGTCACGGCGCACGGCGGCGCGGGCCTGGCCGCGGTGCTGGAGTCGGCTAACGCCTCGGTGCGGGTGTTCGCCGTGATCGAGGCGGCGCATGCGCTGGACGCGAACGCGGCGACGTCGGACGAGGACTCGCAGACCTCCCGCACCGTGACGGTGCGCAACCCGCTGGGCCTGCACGCCCGGCCGGCGGCACTCGTGTCGCGCAAGGTGGCCGAGCTGGGTGCGGTCATGACCATCGACGGCGTGGACGCCTCCAGCGTGCTGCAGCTCATGGCGCTCGGCGCCACGCAGGGTCGCGAGCTGCGCGTGGAGGCCACGGGGGAGCGGGCCGCGGAGGCGGTGGCGACCGTCGTCCAGATGATCGACGCCGGCTTCGGCGAGGTGTGA
- a CDS encoding ATP-binding protein, with translation MAATATVAGTTIKPWREVITPHRDVLTGRFSSSEFAADLHAVATGTARDAPEYTDPTQFFARTFLTSGLNELLRRAVQRLAGQSGSPVVNLQTQFGGGKTHSMLALYHLFSRTPSHTLTQGVQDLVHEALPDAEFSDKVDPLGDLDVRRVALVGTWLSSGQPNTKDGRPGIRTLWGELAWQLGGPDPTDRLVAYERVRSSDELGVPAGEALSSLVQDTIAAGSKILVLIDEWVAYARLLVGRDDLPAGTFEAQFTFAQHLTELAKTTPGMMLVVSIPASDTLDNGGGGSALEVGGPNGMAALERLQQVVGRTADDWRPANNVESFEIVRRRLFEEPDAAALADIAAVSKQYIKFYRDNTGMFPSDTTTGGYEARIRAAYPVHPELFDRLYEDWSTLPKFQRTRGVLQLMSHVIHALWVSDDRSPLITPGTVPIGTPEVTGEITKLLDDSWKTVVEADVDGETSTPAAIDAERPSFGNRALTRRIARTVFVGSIGTVGTAHRGLDKQHVRLGTAVPGDALSHIGDARELLGQRATYFYEDGDRYWYDRSASVTRLAAERAAGYPEADVHAEITDLLHLDARTKDAFSGVHAGVQDTGEVPDDGGLRLAVLHPRLTWSQEKTSSAAVFAAELLTRSGTAQRRHRNMLIIVCADAGRMPDLDGVIREYMAWRSIADDPESLALTIPQANQARTRVARLKAAVDVRLRSTFTAALVPAQEAAGHPENSFVRIGEGRGMLAERVAEKITSEGLLVRQLGLALLHMRLTGPLSSAWATGHVRMSDLWSWYTEYPYLQRLTARSVLEDAVLSVSRSFMWQDEGFALAAGLDESTGSYIGLWIPGDVPEPTIVPDTWYLVRPDRATTQRAGETAVATATGAPSLAPRGAPSDAGAIARPAMVPSEPAGQGDQSAVGQGAGGTRPGEVMRRFYGTKTLDPVSYVKDWNLLREELISALTAADGTAIEITVDIQATNPGGFPEHTIRTVRENADTLGLDQKGFESQ, from the coding sequence GTGGCCGCGACCGCCACCGTGGCCGGGACCACCATCAAGCCATGGCGCGAGGTGATCACACCGCACCGGGACGTGCTCACCGGCAGGTTCTCGTCCTCGGAGTTCGCAGCCGACCTGCACGCCGTCGCCACGGGCACCGCCCGGGACGCTCCCGAGTACACCGACCCCACCCAGTTCTTCGCGCGCACGTTCCTGACCAGCGGGCTGAATGAGCTGCTACGCCGGGCCGTACAACGGCTGGCCGGGCAGTCCGGCAGTCCGGTGGTGAACCTGCAGACGCAGTTCGGCGGCGGCAAGACGCACTCCATGCTCGCGCTCTACCACCTGTTCTCACGGACGCCGTCGCACACCCTGACCCAGGGCGTACAGGACCTGGTCCATGAGGCACTGCCCGATGCAGAGTTCTCCGACAAGGTTGATCCGCTCGGCGACCTCGACGTACGGCGCGTGGCCCTGGTGGGCACCTGGCTCTCTTCCGGCCAGCCCAACACCAAGGACGGTCGCCCCGGAATCCGGACCCTGTGGGGCGAGCTCGCCTGGCAGCTAGGCGGTCCCGACCCGACCGATCGGCTCGTCGCCTACGAGCGGGTCCGGAGCTCCGACGAACTCGGCGTACCCGCCGGCGAGGCGCTGAGCAGCCTGGTGCAGGACACGATCGCGGCGGGCAGCAAGATCCTGGTGCTCATCGACGAGTGGGTGGCGTACGCCCGGCTGCTGGTCGGCCGCGACGACCTGCCCGCTGGCACCTTCGAGGCCCAGTTCACGTTCGCCCAGCACCTCACCGAGCTGGCCAAGACCACGCCTGGGATGATGCTGGTGGTCTCCATCCCGGCGTCGGACACCCTGGACAATGGAGGCGGTGGATCCGCGCTGGAAGTCGGCGGACCTAACGGTATGGCGGCCCTGGAGCGGCTCCAGCAGGTCGTCGGGCGCACAGCCGACGACTGGCGCCCGGCGAACAACGTGGAGTCGTTTGAGATCGTGCGCCGCCGTCTGTTCGAGGAGCCCGATGCCGCAGCCTTGGCCGACATCGCCGCCGTCTCCAAGCAGTACATCAAGTTCTATCGCGACAACACCGGGATGTTCCCGTCCGACACCACCACCGGCGGGTACGAGGCTCGTATCCGAGCCGCCTACCCCGTGCACCCTGAGCTCTTCGACCGGCTCTACGAAGACTGGTCCACGCTCCCCAAGTTCCAACGCACCCGCGGCGTGCTGCAGCTCATGAGCCACGTCATCCACGCGCTGTGGGTCTCCGACGACCGGTCGCCCTTGATCACGCCGGGCACCGTGCCGATCGGCACACCGGAGGTGACCGGAGAGATCACCAAGCTTCTCGACGACTCGTGGAAGACGGTTGTCGAGGCCGACGTCGACGGCGAGACCTCCACCCCCGCCGCGATCGACGCCGAACGCCCCTCGTTCGGCAACCGCGCGCTGACCCGCAGGATCGCCCGGACTGTGTTCGTGGGATCCATCGGCACCGTCGGCACCGCACATCGTGGTCTGGACAAGCAGCATGTGCGGCTCGGTACCGCGGTGCCGGGCGACGCCCTCAGCCATATCGGAGACGCCCGCGAGCTGCTGGGACAGCGCGCCACCTACTTCTACGAGGACGGCGACCGGTACTGGTACGACAGGTCCGCGTCCGTGACCCGGCTGGCCGCCGAGCGAGCCGCGGGGTACCCCGAAGCAGACGTCCACGCGGAGATCACCGACCTGCTGCACCTGGATGCTCGCACCAAGGACGCGTTCTCCGGAGTACACGCCGGGGTCCAGGACACCGGCGAAGTACCGGACGACGGCGGGTTACGTCTGGCAGTGCTGCATCCCCGGCTCACGTGGTCCCAGGAGAAGACATCGTCGGCCGCGGTATTCGCGGCAGAACTGCTCACCCGGTCCGGCACTGCCCAGCGCCGCCATCGGAACATGCTGATCATCGTCTGCGCCGACGCAGGACGCATGCCGGACCTGGACGGCGTGATCCGCGAGTACATGGCCTGGCGGTCGATCGCCGACGACCCTGAGTCGTTGGCGCTGACGATCCCGCAGGCCAACCAGGCCCGGACGCGGGTCGCGCGGCTCAAGGCTGCGGTCGACGTTCGCCTGCGCTCCACGTTCACCGCGGCTCTGGTCCCCGCGCAGGAAGCGGCTGGACATCCAGAAAACTCCTTTGTCCGCATCGGGGAGGGGCGCGGGATGCTGGCCGAGCGGGTCGCGGAGAAGATCACGTCCGAGGGTCTCCTGGTCCGCCAGCTCGGGCTCGCCCTGTTGCACATGCGGCTGACCGGCCCCCTGTCGAGTGCCTGGGCAACCGGTCACGTGCGCATGAGCGACCTGTGGTCCTGGTACACCGAGTACCCCTACCTACAACGACTCACCGCGCGGTCAGTCCTCGAAGATGCGGTGCTCTCCGTATCCAGATCATTCATGTGGCAGGACGAGGGCTTCGCGCTGGCGGCCGGACTCGATGAGTCCACGGGGAGCTACATCGGTCTCTGGATTCCCGGCGATGTACCTGAACCAACGATCGTTCCTGACACGTGGTACCTGGTCCGGCCCGACAGAGCAACGACCCAACGAGCCGGAGAAACCGCTGTCGCCACGGCCACGGGCGCACCGTCGCTCGCACCGCGAGGTGCACCCAGCGATGCGGGCGCCATCGCTCGCCCGGCGATGGTGCCCAGCGAGCCGGCGGGCCAGGGCGACCAGTCCGCTGTCGGACAAGGGGCAGGTGGCACGCGCCCCGGCGAAGTGATGCGCCGGTTCTACGGGACAAAGACTCTCGATCCCGTTTCCTACGTCAAGGACTGGAATCTGCTCCGCGAGGAGCTGATCAGCGCGCTGACCGCCGCGGACGGCACGGCAATCGAGATCACCGTGGACATCCAGGCGACCAACCCAGGAGGGTTCCCGGAGCACACGATCCGTACCGTCCGTGAGAACGCGGACACACTGGGGCTGGACCAGAAGGGGTTCGAGAGCCAGTGA
- a CDS encoding ATP-binding protein yields MDVLLTLGKDGPTPVVIDEFPYLVRANPRLPSIIQNALAPLRRERDESRTRLLLCGSAMSFMGRLLSGGAPLRGRAALELVVPTLDHQLAAQFWDVKDPVTALKVNAIVGGTPAYRREFARDDTPQGPEDFDPWVLRTVLSPTSPLFREARYLLADEPDLRDTAVYHSVLAAIASGNTTRGHIASFLGRKAGDLAHPLTVLEDCGLVVREPDVFRSNRTNFRIAEPLITFHHAVMRPIWSDLEHTRDASRLWRAAQRRFTGNVLGPHFEHVVRHWVRHLAPEDLLSDLPNLVGAGVVNDPAGRTSHEIDVAAFGHNDSDGSRPLLAIGEVKWGDVMGHGHVDRLVHVRSLLSAQGKPGAATARLLCISAAGFTPDLRERAETDEDLVLVDAADLYAGAEP; encoded by the coding sequence GTGGACGTGCTGCTCACACTCGGCAAAGACGGTCCAACCCCGGTGGTCATCGACGAGTTCCCGTACCTGGTGCGCGCGAACCCGCGACTCCCCTCGATCATCCAGAACGCGCTGGCTCCCCTGCGTAGGGAACGCGACGAGAGCCGGACACGGCTGCTCCTGTGCGGGTCTGCGATGTCATTCATGGGACGGCTGCTCAGTGGGGGCGCTCCCTTGCGCGGTCGGGCCGCCCTGGAGCTGGTGGTCCCGACGCTCGATCACCAGCTCGCCGCCCAGTTCTGGGACGTGAAAGACCCTGTGACGGCTCTGAAGGTGAACGCGATCGTCGGGGGTACTCCCGCTTATCGGCGAGAGTTCGCTCGCGATGACACCCCACAGGGGCCCGAGGACTTCGATCCGTGGGTCCTGCGCACCGTTCTCTCACCGACAAGCCCACTGTTCCGCGAAGCGCGCTACCTTCTCGCGGACGAACCAGACCTGCGCGATACCGCCGTCTACCACTCTGTCCTGGCCGCCATCGCATCCGGAAATACGACGCGGGGTCACATCGCCTCCTTCCTCGGGCGCAAAGCGGGCGACCTCGCCCATCCTCTGACGGTCCTCGAGGACTGCGGGCTCGTCGTCCGAGAGCCTGACGTGTTCCGCAGCAACCGAACGAACTTTCGGATCGCCGAACCGCTCATCACCTTTCATCACGCCGTCATGCGCCCCATCTGGTCCGACCTGGAGCACACGCGCGACGCCTCACGTCTGTGGCGTGCAGCGCAACGCCGCTTCACCGGCAACGTGCTGGGACCACACTTCGAGCACGTCGTACGCCATTGGGTCAGGCACCTTGCGCCCGAAGACCTGCTGAGCGATCTCCCGAACCTTGTCGGGGCAGGTGTCGTTAATGACCCCGCAGGTCGTACGAGCCACGAGATCGACGTCGCAGCCTTCGGACACAACGACAGCGACGGGTCCCGACCCCTCCTGGCGATCGGTGAGGTCAAGTGGGGCGACGTCATGGGCCACGGGCACGTCGACCGGCTCGTGCATGTTCGCTCGTTGCTCAGCGCACAGGGAAAGCCGGGTGCCGCGACCGCACGGCTGCTGTGCATCAGCGCTGCAGGATTCACGCCAGACCTGCGCGAGCGCGCCGAGACGGACGAGGACCTCGTGCTCGTTGATGCGGCAGACCTGTATGCGGGCGCCGAGCCCTAG
- the dhaK gene encoding dihydroxyacetone kinase subunit DhaK produces the protein MKKLLNDPADAVADSLAGFALAHSDLVRVSTLPVFVSRAGGAVTGKVGLVSGGGAGHEPLHAGFVGDGMLDAAVPGAVFTSPTPDQILPAIQAADGGAGVLTIVKNYTGDVLNFETAVELAEADDIQVASVLVNDDVAVEDSLYTAGRRGVAGTVAVEKIAGAAADRGVDLAGVTAVAQRVIANVRTMGVALAAPTVPHVGRPSFDLPDDEIEVGIGIHGEPGRHRVPAASADEVTEMLVTPVADDLALARGERVLLFVNGMGGTPLSELYVVYGRARRLLEERGVTVSRSLVGNYVTSLEMQGASVTVLRLDDELEALWDAPVNTAALRW, from the coding sequence GTGAAGAAGCTGCTGAACGATCCTGCCGACGCCGTCGCCGACTCCCTGGCCGGTTTCGCGCTCGCACACTCCGACCTGGTCCGGGTCAGTACCCTGCCCGTGTTCGTCAGCCGCGCCGGGGGTGCGGTGACCGGCAAGGTGGGGCTGGTCAGCGGCGGCGGGGCGGGGCACGAGCCACTGCACGCGGGTTTTGTGGGCGACGGCATGCTCGACGCCGCCGTCCCGGGCGCCGTGTTCACCTCTCCGACGCCGGACCAGATCCTGCCCGCGATCCAGGCGGCCGACGGCGGCGCCGGGGTGCTCACGATCGTCAAGAACTACACGGGCGACGTGCTCAACTTCGAGACCGCCGTGGAGCTCGCCGAGGCAGATGACATCCAGGTCGCCTCGGTGCTCGTGAACGACGACGTCGCCGTCGAGGACTCGCTCTACACCGCCGGACGGCGCGGCGTGGCCGGCACCGTCGCCGTCGAGAAGATCGCCGGCGCGGCCGCCGACCGGGGCGTCGACCTGGCGGGCGTGACCGCCGTCGCGCAGCGAGTCATCGCGAACGTCCGGACCATGGGCGTCGCCTTGGCCGCACCCACCGTGCCGCACGTGGGCCGGCCCAGCTTCGACCTGCCCGACGACGAGATCGAGGTGGGGATCGGTATCCACGGCGAGCCGGGCCGCCACCGGGTGCCGGCCGCCAGCGCCGACGAGGTGACGGAGATGCTCGTCACCCCCGTCGCCGACGACCTCGCCCTGGCCAGGGGCGAGCGAGTGTTGCTGTTCGTCAACGGTATGGGGGGCACGCCGCTGTCCGAGCTCTACGTGGTCTATGGTCGAGCGCGGCGCCTTCTCGAGGAGCGCGGCGTGACGGTCTCTCGCTCGCTCGTGGGCAACTACGTGACGTCCCTCGAGATGCAGGGGGCATCGGTCACGGTCCTCCGGCTGGACGACGAGCTGGAGGCCCTCTGGGACGCGCCGGTGAACACTGCAGCACTCCGGTGGTGA
- a CDS encoding folylpolyglutamate synthase/dihydrofolate synthase family protein, producing MDEAFEAVRREIAARAPEFDIDPTMARVQRVLELLGDPQRAYRTVHITGTNGKSSTARMVERLVREHGLRTGRFTSPHLTSVTERIAVDGEPLTQERFVEVFEDVAPYIGVADRESQEQGGPALSFFEVLTVMAFAAFADAPVDVAIVEVGMGGRWDSTNVVDGEVAVITPIAMDHERWLGSTLDEIATEKAGIIKDGAVAVIADQLDAAIEPILARAQKVGAHLIREGIDLEVADRRIAVGGQLVDLRTPAGLYTEIFLPLHGAHQAHNALLALAATEALISGGRALGAEIVEAAFGDVDAPGRLEVVRTSPTVVVDVAHNPAGAEALVDALEESFNLSHIVAVVAVMADKDAEGLLSVLEPTVAEIVVTRNSSDRSADPEDLAEVAREVFGDERVHVAGRLDEALQIATDLAEATDRHGSGVGTGVLVTGSVVTVADTRILVGRG from the coding sequence GTGGACGAAGCCTTTGAAGCAGTACGCCGCGAGATCGCGGCACGTGCCCCCGAATTCGACATCGACCCCACCATGGCCCGCGTCCAACGCGTCCTGGAGCTGCTCGGCGACCCGCAGCGCGCCTACCGGACCGTCCACATCACCGGGACCAACGGCAAGTCCTCCACGGCCCGCATGGTCGAGCGCCTCGTGCGCGAGCACGGCCTGCGCACCGGCCGCTTCACGTCCCCGCACCTCACGAGCGTCACCGAGCGCATCGCCGTGGACGGCGAGCCCCTCACCCAGGAGCGGTTCGTCGAGGTGTTCGAGGACGTCGCGCCCTACATCGGCGTCGCCGACCGCGAGTCCCAGGAGCAGGGCGGGCCTGCCCTGAGCTTCTTCGAGGTGCTCACCGTCATGGCGTTCGCCGCGTTCGCGGACGCGCCCGTCGACGTCGCGATCGTCGAGGTCGGCATGGGCGGCCGGTGGGACTCCACCAACGTCGTCGACGGCGAGGTCGCCGTCATCACCCCCATCGCCATGGACCACGAGCGCTGGCTCGGCTCCACCCTGGACGAGATCGCCACCGAGAAGGCCGGCATCATCAAGGACGGCGCCGTCGCTGTCATCGCCGACCAGCTCGACGCCGCCATCGAACCGATCCTCGCCCGCGCCCAGAAGGTGGGCGCCCACCTGATCCGCGAGGGAATCGACCTCGAGGTCGCGGACCGGCGCATCGCCGTCGGCGGACAGCTGGTCGACCTGCGCACACCCGCCGGCCTCTACACCGAGATCTTCCTGCCCCTGCACGGCGCCCACCAGGCACACAACGCGCTGCTGGCGCTCGCGGCCACCGAGGCCCTGATCAGCGGCGGGCGCGCGCTCGGCGCGGAGATCGTCGAGGCGGCGTTCGGCGACGTCGACGCGCCCGGTCGCCTCGAGGTGGTGCGGACCAGCCCCACGGTGGTGGTCGACGTCGCGCACAACCCCGCCGGCGCCGAGGCCCTGGTGGACGCGCTGGAGGAGTCGTTCAACCTGTCGCACATCGTGGCCGTCGTCGCCGTCATGGCCGACAAGGACGCCGAGGGGCTCCTGTCCGTGCTGGAGCCCACGGTCGCGGAGATCGTCGTCACGCGGAACTCCTCGGACCGGTCGGCGGACCCGGAGGATCTCGCGGAGGTGGCGCGGGAGGTCTTCGGCGATGAGCGCGTGCACGTGGCCGGCCGCCTGGACGAGGCGCTGCAGATCGCGACGGATCTCGCCGAGGCCACCGACCGGCACGGCAGCGGAGTCGGCACGGGAGTGCTCGTCACCGGGTCGGTCGTCACGGTCGCCGACACCCGCATCCTGGTCGGCCGCGGCTGA
- a CDS encoding N-formylglutamate amidohydrolase, whose protein sequence is MSDEQQTSNAADDLAARWLGFEQIFSQDRYEGGNPPWPPSIAESVSEPTPGLFEIIGSTYPDIVVTAAHATNHERDGATKVADRGTGGLAVLLAQVTGCTALVALSTPGDANYDEEHPLKERLAALRPTAVIDLHGMRSRAESDVDLGTGTGPAPAPVVAALDSSDLRVTTNAVFDAMRPTTVTSFAQERGIPAVQIEIGAHLRPPSGKPPALADLVSALVAALEQLTSPTSPGLATVPLKIASGLPTAVVHPDLLPGTNGPVPITVTADDHATVAWAWSAAADGIPEAARSISPGQVGVSRRLRAAVSGAMSVSVQVPPIKQLSTYSALVDDMPSADEVQVNPADIKPGTYLLVQGGVTAWVQAVPRDHVRPGTVRLAYQLRLLTASDRATDNQLVALVAAAPDVVRHGVQADRLQRVNDAVDRTMERLWRALFRAPEFSARVIQAHAGDDGTSIVTLHAAVFDRIGIESGQQVLVRWGGREVVALAVADHDPPTSGSPTQSMKDMQRVNRLWPDLPEGISPHVTVRMSTRLRDQLGAPVATVVTVRRRLRPVLVGNLNSLVVPLASLVLAGAALPDPHWGALGLGTALMSVFALARLRIPQPRSRARVDKHWVEQMAEPSGTPGPEPGRGGERVVR, encoded by the coding sequence GTGTCGGACGAGCAGCAGACGTCGAACGCGGCCGACGACCTCGCGGCCCGCTGGCTGGGTTTCGAGCAGATCTTCAGCCAGGACAGGTACGAAGGCGGGAACCCGCCCTGGCCGCCGTCGATCGCCGAGAGTGTGTCGGAGCCGACACCGGGCCTGTTCGAGATCATCGGGTCCACGTACCCGGACATCGTGGTCACCGCCGCGCATGCGACCAACCATGAGCGGGACGGCGCCACGAAGGTTGCGGACCGAGGGACTGGCGGTCTTGCCGTACTCCTTGCGCAGGTGACCGGCTGCACGGCACTCGTCGCGCTGAGCACGCCGGGGGATGCGAACTACGACGAGGAGCATCCGCTCAAGGAACGCCTGGCCGCGCTGCGGCCGACAGCAGTCATCGACCTGCACGGTATGCGCAGCCGGGCGGAGTCCGACGTCGACCTCGGTACCGGCACGGGACCGGCGCCCGCCCCTGTCGTCGCCGCCCTGGACAGCAGCGACCTGCGTGTCACCACGAACGCGGTGTTCGACGCCATGCGTCCGACCACCGTCACGTCGTTCGCCCAGGAGCGCGGTATCCCGGCGGTGCAGATCGAGATCGGAGCACACCTGCGACCACCGTCGGGGAAGCCCCCAGCGCTAGCCGATCTCGTCTCTGCCTTGGTCGCCGCCCTCGAGCAGCTGACCTCTCCGACGTCGCCCGGCCTGGCGACCGTGCCACTCAAGATCGCCTCGGGGCTGCCGACCGCCGTCGTGCACCCCGACCTGCTGCCCGGGACGAACGGGCCAGTGCCCATCACGGTTACCGCAGACGACCACGCCACCGTCGCCTGGGCATGGAGCGCAGCGGCCGACGGGATCCCCGAAGCGGCCCGCAGCATCTCCCCCGGCCAGGTCGGGGTGAGCCGCCGGCTGCGCGCCGCTGTGAGCGGTGCGATGTCGGTCTCGGTGCAGGTGCCGCCGATCAAACAGCTGTCCACGTATTCCGCCTTGGTCGACGACATGCCGAGCGCGGACGAGGTGCAGGTCAACCCGGCGGACATCAAGCCGGGCACATATCTCCTGGTGCAGGGCGGCGTCACGGCCTGGGTGCAAGCGGTGCCGCGTGACCACGTCCGGCCGGGTACCGTCCGGCTCGCATACCAGCTCCGGCTCCTCACGGCCTCCGACCGCGCAACCGACAACCAGCTCGTAGCCCTTGTTGCCGCTGCGCCCGACGTGGTCAGGCACGGCGTTCAGGCTGACCGGCTCCAGAGGGTGAACGACGCCGTCGACCGCACCATGGAACGTTTGTGGCGCGCACTCTTCCGCGCCCCGGAGTTCTCCGCCCGGGTAATTCAGGCGCACGCCGGCGACGACGGAACTTCGATCGTCACCCTCCACGCCGCGGTCTTCGATCGCATCGGTATCGAGTCGGGTCAGCAGGTGCTCGTCCGGTGGGGTGGTCGCGAGGTTGTTGCGCTCGCGGTCGCAGACCACGACCCGCCGACATCGGGGTCGCCGACCCAATCGATGAAGGACATGCAGCGCGTCAACCGCCTGTGGCCCGACCTGCCCGAGGGGATATCGCCACACGTAACGGTCCGCATGTCGACGCGTCTACGTGATCAGCTGGGCGCGCCGGTGGCGACGGTCGTCACCGTGCGTCGTCGGCTGCGGCCGGTGCTGGTGGGAAACCTCAACTCCCTGGTTGTCCCGCTGGCCAGCCTGGTCCTGGCGGGCGCTGCGCTGCCCGACCCCCATTGGGGGGCCTTAGGCCTCGGCACGGCACTGATGTCCGTGTTCGCTCTGGCACGCTTGCGGATCCCGCAACCACGAAGCCGTGCGCGAGTCGACAAGCACTGGGTGGAGCAGATGGCGGAGCCATCCGGTACCCCTGGTCCTGAGCCTGGTCGAGGCGGTGAGAGGGTAGTCAGGTGA